A region from the Candidatus Electrothrix scaldis genome encodes:
- a CDS encoding NADH:flavin oxidoreductase, which translates to MKTLFEETIINGMRLRNRMVRSATWEGMCEQNGCPTEKLTEFYRQLALGGVGLIVTGYTFVDPSGKQLPGKMGIHTDEFAGAYTKMIHAVHDAGGKIVVQLVHAGGQTDSANAGCQPLAPSAVKVDQFPEIPAELTTEEISMLIDAFGKGAQRAKDWGFDGVQLHGAHGYLINQFLSPLTNRRTDEYGGTIENRCRFALDVFRKVRETVGNDFPVLIKLNGSDNLEGGLSEDDAIYVAQQLSELGIDAIEVSAGTPASGDESAVRTKINKPEKEAYNLKPAVRIKNSVSCPVMVVGGIRSYEVAEKTVTEQGMDYISMARPLIREPDLANRWQGGDRSPAQCISCNGCFMPGIKEGGIYCVADKKKKGHEMRDE; encoded by the coding sequence ATGAAAACCCTGTTTGAGGAAACCATCATCAACGGAATGCGATTACGTAATCGCATGGTGCGGTCCGCCACCTGGGAAGGAATGTGTGAACAGAACGGTTGTCCTACGGAAAAACTAACGGAGTTTTATCGTCAACTTGCTCTGGGCGGCGTTGGGCTTATTGTGACCGGTTACACCTTTGTCGATCCATCGGGCAAGCAGTTGCCGGGAAAAATGGGCATTCATACTGATGAGTTTGCAGGTGCATATACAAAAATGATTCATGCTGTTCACGACGCCGGTGGTAAAATTGTCGTCCAGCTGGTTCATGCCGGTGGGCAGACTGACTCCGCTAACGCCGGTTGTCAGCCGTTGGCACCATCAGCCGTCAAGGTTGATCAGTTTCCGGAAATTCCTGCGGAATTAACTACTGAAGAAATTAGCATGCTTATTGATGCGTTTGGCAAGGGTGCGCAACGGGCAAAGGATTGGGGGTTTGACGGGGTACAGCTGCATGGTGCCCATGGCTATTTGATTAACCAGTTTCTTTCGCCGTTGACAAACAGGCGTACTGATGAATACGGCGGTACCATTGAAAATCGGTGTCGTTTTGCCCTGGATGTTTTTCGAAAAGTGCGGGAAACCGTGGGCAATGACTTTCCCGTTCTCATCAAACTGAATGGATCCGATAATCTGGAGGGTGGGCTTTCAGAAGATGATGCAATCTATGTAGCTCAACAGTTGTCTGAACTCGGTATTGACGCCATAGAGGTTTCAGCCGGAACACCTGCATCAGGCGATGAGTCAGCAGTCAGAACAAAAATAAACAAACCGGAGAAAGAGGCGTATAATCTCAAACCAGCAGTTCGGATAAAAAACAGTGTGTCCTGCCCGGTCATGGTTGTCGGCGGCATTCGTTCCTATGAAGTTGCCGAGAAAACAGTGACTGAACAGGGAATGGACTATATCTCCATGGCCAGACCGTTGATCCGGGAACCTGATTTGGCAAACAGGTGGCAGGGAGGGGATAGAAGCCCGGCACAATGTATTTCCTGCAATGGTTGCTTTATGCCGGGAATAAAGGAAGGTGGAATATACTGTGTCGCCGATAAAAAAAAGAAAGGGCATGAGATGCGTGATGAATGA
- a CDS encoding phosphopantetheine-binding protein, with product MITDAFERELLDLICTTCKLDDIDPNTVANTDPLIGPESPLGIDSIDALEIAVTVQREYGVRMDSENTSRTVLQSLATLAEYIRQNDGA from the coding sequence ATGATAACTGATGCTTTTGAAAGAGAACTGCTGGATCTGATCTGTACAACCTGTAAACTGGATGATATTGACCCGAACACGGTTGCCAATACCGATCCCCTGATCGGGCCGGAGTCTCCTTTGGGGATTGATTCCATTGATGCCCTTGAGATCGCGGTGACAGTGCAGCGGGAATACGGCGTACGCATGGATTCGGAAAATACCAGCAGGACCGTCCTGCAATCCTTAGCCACGCTGGCTGAGTATATCCGACAAAACGATGGAGCCTGA
- a CDS encoding DUF1302 family protein has product MQDIKKDLLSRKATILAALLAAPLFLSPLPATAQTDSTPSDLDAVLEGFDIEQPPEEPASDQGLDAVLGGFEEEGLSSDLQTEAEGDSAWLPGWLSIDGWLQFGTTYTIAHDAPAEGETDWRGFSKTRTDLQIDLEARFSDAWSAKVGGKAFYDGIYSLRGRDEYTSYVLDEYEDEVELREAYLQGKLTDKLDLKIGRQIVVWGKSDNIRITDVLNPLDMREPGLTDIEDLRLPLAMTKLDYYFGNWELSGIAVHEIRFNKLPVYGYDFYSYDEPLPPEDEPANTLENTEWAISLSGIFTGWDLDLYYARIFNDTPHLEYVVIDEENESTEIQRKHERMHMFGFAYNKALGNWLVKTEGALLNRVHYTNRPGVGYTRIDALVGVEYSGFNETSLSLELANHHINNHRPYLEDAPDGVYQDMYQLAFRCTRDFLNDTLSVTLLAMLYGPSSADGAYERLSFDYDVTDTITLRGGAVLYQSGDLLALQDVGDNDRIFAEIRYSF; this is encoded by the coding sequence ATGCAAGATATCAAAAAAGACCTCTTATCGAGAAAAGCAACAATCCTTGCAGCCCTGCTCGCTGCCCCTCTCTTTCTCTCCCCATTACCCGCAACCGCCCAAACCGACAGCACCCCCAGTGACCTGGATGCGGTTCTCGAAGGCTTTGATATAGAACAGCCACCTGAAGAACCCGCTTCGGATCAAGGACTTGATGCCGTGCTGGGAGGTTTTGAAGAGGAAGGGCTGTCTTCCGATCTGCAAACGGAGGCTGAAGGCGACTCTGCTTGGTTACCGGGCTGGCTGAGTATAGACGGTTGGCTCCAGTTTGGCACCACCTACACCATTGCCCACGATGCCCCGGCAGAGGGAGAGACTGATTGGCGTGGTTTTTCCAAGACCCGCACCGACCTCCAGATCGATCTTGAGGCCCGTTTCTCCGATGCCTGGTCAGCCAAGGTGGGCGGTAAGGCCTTTTATGATGGCATCTACTCTCTTCGAGGCCGGGATGAATACACCAGCTACGTTCTGGATGAATATGAGGATGAGGTGGAATTGCGCGAGGCCTATCTTCAGGGCAAGCTCACAGACAAGCTGGATCTCAAGATTGGTCGTCAGATCGTGGTCTGGGGAAAATCAGATAATATCCGGATCACGGACGTGCTCAATCCCCTGGATATGCGCGAGCCCGGCCTGACAGATATCGAGGATCTCCGTCTGCCTTTGGCCATGACCAAGCTGGATTATTATTTCGGTAACTGGGAGCTGTCCGGTATAGCGGTTCATGAGATCCGTTTTAATAAATTACCAGTGTACGGCTATGACTTCTATTCCTATGATGAGCCCCTGCCCCCAGAAGACGAGCCTGCGAACACCCTGGAGAACACCGAATGGGCTATCTCGCTCAGCGGTATTTTCACGGGCTGGGATCTTGATCTCTATTATGCCAGGATATTTAACGATACTCCCCATCTGGAATATGTCGTGATAGATGAGGAGAACGAGAGCACCGAGATCCAGCGCAAGCATGAGCGGATGCATATGTTCGGCTTTGCCTATAATAAGGCCTTAGGGAACTGGCTGGTGAAGACAGAGGGGGCTCTGCTGAACAGAGTGCATTACACCAATCGACCAGGTGTTGGTTATACCCGTATTGATGCATTGGTCGGGGTAGAGTATTCCGGGTTTAACGAGACCTCTCTTTCTCTGGAACTTGCTAATCACCATATCAATAATCATCGTCCCTACCTGGAGGATGCCCCGGATGGGGTGTACCAGGATATGTATCAGCTTGCCTTCCGTTGCACCCGGGATTTCCTCAACGACACCCTGAGCGTCACCCTATTGGCAATGCTCTACGGACCTTCTTCAGCTGATGGTGCCTATGAGAGGCTCTCTTTTGATTATGATGTGACCGATACCATCACCCTGCGTGGTGGGGCTGTGCTTTATCAGTCCGGTGATCTTCTGGCCTTACAGGATGTGGGGGATAATGATCGGATCTTTGCTGAAATTCGTTATTCCTTTTAA
- a CDS encoding ABC transporter permease encodes MMGKLFAAVVKELLLLRRDRAGLAVLFLMPVFLVVAITLVQKNVMELTGQSKTRLLMADLDKGNLGKALSDSLEEGNVEIIRHAAGQVSLEAIQAAVQNGDFQVGLVIPAGSSERLRAEAEAIFTEKDEKTSGDVSSLIPIYLFFDPAVMPGFRTGLSAQLRMILEKLALQAKAEQLQKELEKQSNIMLPWPVPSGFSGKRIANVFDQSLFEVSDPASAQVSGQTSEQGEEVAEYNPVQQNVPAWALFGIFFTAIPIAGGLLQERRSGIQLRLSTLPVSPVLLLTAKVLAYLAVCCCQFSLITLVGAHFFPVLDLPAFSLGQDILFLLVVVLLTGLAACGYGIFLGTVCRTYEQASTLGSTTIVAAAALGGVMVPVYAMPQIMQRLSIISPLNWGLTAFHDILLRGDSLALVQGDLLRLGGFFLVTILLAWKFQGWNSKI; translated from the coding sequence ATGATGGGGAAGCTCTTTGCCGCTGTGGTTAAGGAACTCCTGCTCCTCAGGCGGGATCGGGCTGGTCTGGCTGTCCTCTTTCTCATGCCGGTTTTCCTGGTTGTTGCGATCACCCTGGTGCAAAAGAACGTCATGGAATTGACCGGGCAGAGCAAGACCCGGCTGCTCATGGCAGACCTGGATAAGGGCAACCTTGGCAAGGCCTTGTCTGATTCCCTGGAAGAGGGCAATGTTGAGATTATCCGTCATGCGGCAGGGCAAGTAAGCCTGGAGGCTATCCAAGCTGCGGTGCAGAACGGTGATTTCCAGGTTGGCCTGGTGATACCTGCTGGTTCCTCGGAGCGGCTGCGTGCGGAGGCGGAAGCCATCTTTACCGAGAAAGATGAGAAGACCTCTGGGGACGTATCCAGCCTGATTCCGATTTATCTCTTTTTCGATCCTGCGGTAATGCCAGGTTTTCGCACCGGCCTAAGCGCCCAGCTGCGGATGATCCTGGAAAAGCTGGCTCTCCAGGCCAAGGCTGAGCAGCTGCAAAAGGAGTTGGAAAAGCAGAGCAATATTATGCTCCCTTGGCCGGTGCCCTCTGGATTTTCCGGTAAGCGTATCGCAAACGTCTTTGATCAATCCTTGTTCGAAGTCAGCGATCCCGCTTCTGCACAAGTATCTGGCCAAACCTCAGAGCAGGGAGAGGAGGTCGCGGAATATAATCCGGTCCAGCAAAATGTCCCGGCCTGGGCCCTCTTTGGTATCTTTTTTACTGCTATCCCCATTGCCGGTGGCCTTTTGCAGGAGCGAAGGAGTGGCATTCAGCTTCGCCTCAGTACCCTGCCGGTTTCTCCGGTTCTGCTCCTCACGGCCAAGGTCCTGGCCTATCTGGCGGTTTGCTGCTGCCAGTTTTCTCTGATTACCCTGGTTGGGGCGCATTTTTTCCCTGTCCTGGATCTTCCGGCCTTTTCTCTGGGACAGGATATTTTGTTCCTGCTTGTCGTTGTCTTGTTGACGGGCCTGGCTGCCTGCGGCTATGGTATCTTTTTGGGGACGGTTTGCCGGACCTATGAGCAGGCTTCTACCCTGGGATCGACCACGATCGTTGCGGCTGCGGCCCTTGGCGGGGTGATGGTGCCAGTGTATGCCATGCCCCAGATCATGCAGCGGCTCAGTATTATTTCTCCTTTAAACTGGGGTCTGACCGCCTTTCATGATATCTTATTGCGGGGAGATTCGCTGGCTCTGGTGCAAGGCGACCTGTTGCGCCTGGGCGGCTTTTTTCTTGTGACTATCCTGCTGGCCTGGAAATTTCAGGGGTGGAACAGCAAAATATGA
- a CDS encoding TIR domain-containing protein, which translates to MKYVVVVVDDSKFVHKLIEKLFDPNLFDAHFFTSAEETKKALDTFATQGRNVDLVLLDIYLQEGTKDESLALLEFLTKTRKRTQVIVMSGRLASEEFAEFYYKGADSYLIKPFPEDKFTASIKKHINIARHIPKFNNAPLAKIKIDKRDIFIGHLTTDTKLASFFRDELMKNNIGSWCESAELLEDPIWKPVLTDAINSCKIFLLLLSHDTLRSPYMKQEIIQAFNRKKRDGNKFLLIPVLYNIKANEVPRQITSMHCVDLTVANKRTEHIRSLMASLRKILKPAN; encoded by the coding sequence ATGAAATATGTAGTCGTTGTCGTTGATGACAGTAAATTCGTCCACAAACTGATCGAAAAACTTTTTGATCCCAACTTGTTTGACGCCCACTTTTTTACTTCTGCGGAAGAAACAAAAAAAGCCTTGGATACCTTTGCTACTCAAGGCCGGAATGTTGACCTAGTCTTACTCGATATCTACTTACAAGAAGGCACCAAGGACGAAAGCCTTGCCTTGCTGGAGTTTTTAACAAAAACACGAAAGCGGACCCAGGTTATCGTCATGTCTGGTCGCTTAGCATCAGAGGAATTCGCGGAATTTTATTATAAGGGTGCGGACAGCTACCTGATTAAACCTTTTCCCGAGGACAAGTTCACAGCTTCCATCAAAAAGCATATAAATATCGCTCGTCATATCCCCAAGTTTAATAATGCCCCGTTGGCAAAGATTAAGATCGATAAAAGGGATATATTTATAGGTCATCTCACTACAGACACAAAACTGGCCTCATTTTTCAGAGATGAATTGATGAAAAACAATATCGGTTCATGGTGTGAAAGTGCAGAGTTACTGGAAGACCCGATCTGGAAGCCTGTCCTGACTGATGCTATCAATTCCTGCAAAATATTCCTTTTACTCCTCTCCCATGACACCCTGCGGTCCCCGTATATGAAGCAGGAAATTATCCAGGCCTTTAACAGAAAAAAACGCGACGGAAACAAATTCCTCCTCATTCCTGTCCTGTATAATATCAAAGCAAATGAGGTACCTCGCCAAATCACCTCCATGCATTGTGTGGATCTTACAGTGGCCAATAAGAGAACCGAGCACATTCGTTCTCTCATGGCTTCCCTCAGGAAGATTCTGAAACCGGCGAATTAG
- a CDS encoding ImmA/IrrE family metallo-endopeptidase, protein MIKATKKYTFNPDYAVPPGETLKETIEFLGMTQKELSARTGLSVQSLNRILKGEQSITYETANILELVLNVPASMWNNLEAQYREQLAKIHERKRLEEKLEWLKTIPVAELVKRQVLPHCKNQVDQLRAVLSFFGVGSVNSWHQIWDNPAVAARRSECFKSCPGTASAWIRQGEIKANSINCADFSKEKFSKAVSKIRAFTVLTPEKFINQMVSLCAEAGVALVFVPEMKKAPWYGATKWLSSKKAMIILNLRGKKEDLFWFAFFHEAGHVLHDSKKDLLINTGKKKQDDEREIRADNYAAELLIPEKYNERIKRLRSKIELIKLANELKISPAIVVGRYHHLTKKFNFFNDLRRTFEWSLND, encoded by the coding sequence ATGATTAAGGCAACGAAAAAATATACGTTTAACCCAGACTATGCTGTGCCGCCCGGAGAAACTCTGAAAGAGACCATCGAGTTTCTTGGTATGACACAAAAAGAGCTCTCAGCACGTACAGGCCTTTCAGTTCAGTCTCTGAATAGAATTCTAAAAGGAGAACAGTCTATTACCTATGAAACAGCGAATATTCTTGAGTTGGTCCTCAATGTTCCAGCTTCAATGTGGAATAATTTAGAAGCGCAATATAGGGAACAGCTTGCCAAAATTCATGAGCGTAAAAGACTAGAAGAAAAACTTGAATGGTTAAAAACGATCCCTGTTGCTGAGTTAGTCAAGAGACAAGTTCTACCACATTGTAAAAACCAAGTAGATCAGTTACGAGCCGTCCTCTCTTTCTTTGGCGTAGGCAGTGTGAACTCTTGGCATCAGATATGGGATAACCCTGCAGTAGCGGCGAGGCGGTCTGAATGCTTTAAGAGCTGTCCAGGAACTGCTTCTGCATGGATAAGACAAGGTGAAATCAAGGCTAATTCAATCAATTGTGCTGATTTTTCTAAAGAGAAGTTTAGTAAAGCAGTATCGAAAATTAGAGCGTTTACAGTCCTTACCCCTGAAAAATTCATAAATCAAATGGTTTCTCTATGTGCGGAAGCTGGTGTGGCTTTAGTTTTCGTTCCCGAAATGAAAAAAGCACCTTGGTATGGCGCTACAAAGTGGCTCTCATCAAAAAAAGCCATGATTATCCTTAACCTGCGAGGGAAAAAAGAAGACTTATTTTGGTTTGCATTTTTCCATGAAGCAGGCCATGTGCTCCATGATTCTAAAAAAGACCTTCTTATTAACACTGGAAAGAAAAAACAAGATGATGAACGAGAGATACGTGCTGATAATTATGCTGCAGAACTTTTGATTCCAGAAAAATATAATGAGCGCATAAAAAGGCTACGTTCCAAAATCGAGCTTATCAAGCTAGCAAACGAATTAAAAATTTCCCCCGCTATAGTTGTAGGCCGGTATCATCATCTCACTAAAAAATTTAATTTCTTTAATGATCTAAGAAGGACATTTGAATGGTCTCTAAACGACTAA
- a CDS encoding ABC transporter ATP-binding protein, with protein MKTKTEDQQDTPALLARSLCKQYKGAEYPALQELNLEVEKGEFFGLLGPNGAGKTTALSIFSGLLMPDSGTLQIAGKQFSRQAKAIKKIFGLVPQEIALYDNLTAQEHLVFFGKLHGLGKERLGKQVKTCLEVAGLLDRASRLVGTYSGGMKRRLNIAAALLHEPEILFLDEPTVGVDAQSRNMIHEQLQEANRGGTTILYTSHSMDEAQKLCTRIGIIDQGSIIKQGVPSSLIAESGLNTLEELFLYLTGRQLRDA; from the coding sequence ATGAAGACAAAAACAGAAGACCAACAAGATACTCCAGCCCTCCTGGCCCGCTCCCTGTGCAAGCAGTACAAGGGCGCTGAATACCCGGCCTTGCAGGAGCTCAACCTGGAGGTGGAAAAGGGAGAGTTCTTCGGGCTACTCGGTCCCAACGGGGCCGGGAAGACAACTGCTTTGTCCATCTTCAGTGGTCTCTTGATGCCGGATAGCGGTACCCTCCAGATTGCCGGGAAACAGTTCAGCAGGCAGGCCAAGGCGATCAAAAAGATCTTCGGTCTTGTCCCGCAGGAAATCGCCCTGTATGATAACCTGACCGCGCAGGAGCACCTTGTTTTTTTCGGCAAACTGCACGGACTGGGCAAAGAGAGGCTGGGCAAGCAGGTGAAGACATGCCTGGAGGTAGCTGGCCTGCTTGATCGGGCCTCCCGATTGGTGGGGACCTATTCCGGCGGCATGAAGCGGCGCCTGAATATTGCTGCGGCCCTGCTCCATGAACCGGAGATCCTTTTTCTTGATGAACCTACCGTTGGCGTTGACGCCCAATCACGCAATATGATTCACGAACAATTGCAAGAGGCCAACCGAGGCGGCACAACGATCCTGTACACCAGTCATTCTATGGACGAGGCGCAAAAACTCTGTACCCGCATCGGTATTATCGATCAGGGAAGCATTATTAAGCAGGGCGTGCCGTCCAGCCTGATTGCAGAGAGCGGCCTTAATACCCTGGAAGAACTCTTTCTCTATTTAACAGGCAGGCAGCTTCGGGACGCATGA
- a CDS encoding Hsp20/alpha crystallin family protein, which translates to MNVSIWDPFREMEALFNNYTMPTRKKSTADESGTVETREWAPVVDILETENDFVLKVELPGVEKDDVEVSIDNRILTIKGEKKSDSADKKVHRTECRYGTFIRNFTLPQDVDVDKVEAACKNGVLNLTLTKMEQAKPKQIEVQVH; encoded by the coding sequence ATGAACGTAAGTATTTGGGATCCTTTCCGTGAGATGGAAGCATTGTTTAATAATTACACAATGCCGACAAGAAAAAAATCAACAGCAGATGAAAGCGGAACTGTTGAAACAAGAGAATGGGCACCTGTTGTTGATATCCTTGAAACAGAGAATGACTTTGTTTTAAAAGTCGAGCTCCCTGGTGTGGAAAAAGATGATGTAGAGGTCTCTATCGACAATCGCATTCTGACCATCAAGGGAGAAAAGAAGAGCGACAGTGCAGACAAGAAGGTCCACAGAACCGAATGCAGATACGGCACCTTTATCAGAAACTTCACCCTGCCTCAGGATGTGGATGTGGATAAGGTAGAGGCAGCCTGCAAAAACGGTGTGCTCAACCTGACGTTGACCAAGATGGAGCAAGCTAAACCCAAGCAGATTGAGGTACAAGTCCACTAA
- a CDS encoding Hsp20/alpha crystallin family protein — MDMDIKKWVPWNWFKKEEENTGATVPVQHKNAQEGIGAFPQLFSQLHNEMDRRFEQIFREFGSGRPLLSNMANGMLKPTLDLSASENEYTIAVEVPGVNESDLKIEIDKNTMIIRGEKKQEKEEKKKNYYRQERFYGSFQRILSLPEDADQDDIQATFQHGVLNITLPRKALPKPDVRQIAIKTV; from the coding sequence ATGGATATGGATATCAAAAAATGGGTTCCCTGGAATTGGTTCAAAAAAGAAGAAGAGAACACCGGTGCTACGGTGCCGGTGCAGCATAAGAACGCACAGGAGGGAATCGGGGCTTTTCCCCAACTGTTCAGCCAGTTGCATAATGAGATGGATCGCCGCTTTGAACAGATATTCCGAGAATTCGGGAGTGGGAGGCCTCTCCTGTCAAACATGGCAAACGGTATGCTCAAGCCGACCTTGGACCTGAGCGCCAGCGAAAACGAGTATACCATTGCCGTGGAAGTACCCGGCGTGAATGAAAGTGACCTCAAGATTGAGATTGATAAAAACACCATGATCATTCGCGGCGAGAAGAAGCAGGAAAAGGAAGAGAAGAAGAAAAACTATTATCGCCAGGAACGTTTTTACGGTTCGTTCCAGCGCATACTTTCTCTGCCAGAGGACGCAGATCAGGATGACATCCAGGCGACCTTTCAACACGGGGTGCTCAATATCACCCTGCCAAGAAAGGCCTTGCCGAAACCAGATGTCCGGCAGATAGCTATCAAAACCGTTTAA
- a CDS encoding radical SAM protein: MKILLINPPNCGRSIPEERYGITSIKQIFRGEPLALEELAGNLLEHDVRILDLKAEPDGLEAMLAEFRPELVGITGLTCEANTMLRLAGQVKEHGQPLVVVGGIHASNDPAFFNQAAVDYIIVGLGKRTFAELVACLIREEEVAIPGVLATNPGGEIQVPDHRCTVADIMEDLPPAYDKVQQYRSSYILEKLKVTMGFVASAYGCPHRCSFCSIKGQTNGRYLTKSIDAVLREIQLLPDIPVIRLVDANTFGDIERAKALAEALKNSGLRKQYLADIRSDTVVQYPELLRSWKEAGLRAVVIGFEEIDDQRLTAMNKANRADINTEAVAVLKELGITVVGDFIIDPQYKEQDFLRLDAYLDKAQIDLPMITVMTPLPGTELYRQQQDRIVNHDLDYYTLTNAVTETRLEEKEFYTLYAELIRKSHEHAKI, from the coding sequence ATGAAGATCCTGCTGATCAACCCACCTAATTGCGGTCGCAGCATTCCAGAGGAGCGCTACGGGATTACCTCTATAAAGCAGATTTTTCGGGGTGAGCCCCTTGCCCTAGAAGAGCTGGCCGGGAATTTGCTGGAGCACGATGTTCGGATACTGGATCTGAAGGCGGAACCGGATGGCCTGGAGGCTATGCTGGCAGAATTCAGGCCTGAGCTTGTCGGGATCACCGGCCTGACCTGTGAGGCAAACACCATGCTTCGGCTTGCCGGGCAGGTTAAGGAGCATGGGCAGCCGCTGGTGGTTGTGGGCGGGATTCACGCCAGTAATGATCCTGCCTTTTTTAATCAGGCAGCGGTTGATTATATTATCGTCGGCTTGGGCAAGAGAACCTTTGCCGAGCTTGTTGCCTGTCTGATCCGTGAGGAAGAGGTTGCCATCCCCGGTGTCCTTGCCACCAATCCGGGTGGGGAAATTCAGGTGCCGGACCACCGTTGCACAGTTGCTGATATTATGGAGGATCTGCCGCCAGCTTATGACAAGGTGCAGCAATACCGCTCCTCTTATATTTTGGAAAAACTCAAGGTGACGATGGGCTTTGTTGCCTCGGCCTATGGCTGTCCCCATCGTTGTTCTTTTTGCTCTATTAAGGGGCAGACCAATGGCAGGTACCTGACCAAGTCCATTGATGCGGTGTTGCGAGAGATCCAACTCCTGCCCGATATCCCGGTGATCCGCCTGGTGGATGCTAATACCTTTGGTGATATTGAGCGGGCCAAGGCATTGGCTGAGGCCTTGAAGAATTCAGGGCTGCGCAAACAATACCTTGCTGATATCCGTTCTGATACCGTTGTCCAGTATCCAGAGCTGCTGAGGAGCTGGAAAGAGGCAGGGCTACGGGCAGTGGTCATCGGTTTTGAGGAGATAGACGATCAGCGCCTGACAGCCATGAACAAGGCCAATCGGGCGGATATCAATACCGAGGCGGTGGCTGTGCTCAAGGAACTGGGTATCACCGTAGTGGGCGATTTCATTATTGATCCCCAGTACAAGGAACAAGACTTTCTCCGTCTTGATGCCTATCTTGACAAGGCCCAGATTGATTTACCCATGATTACAGTGATGACGCCGCTGCCAGGTACTGAGCTGTATCGGCAGCAGCAGGACCGAATTGTTAATCATGATCTTGATTATTACACCTTAACCAATGCCGTCACCGAAACCCGGCTTGAGGAAAAGGAATTTTATACGCTTTATGCGGAGCTTATCCGCAAAAGTCATGAACATGCGAAGATATAA
- a CDS encoding Hsp20/alpha crystallin family protein produces MNGQMQTKVLVLTGIMALNLFLPITPLSYATGSANSPDVISKELKSNKSDQKTEEKNWSPWNWFRKEEEKSGSKVPIQRKDDKEDRDDLAGPLQDFHRDINRLFDQTFRDFGFSAFDFDQPFMHTSNGVLRPVTDLAANDKEYTITVEVPGADKDDIKIEVANNVMTIRGEKKQKKEEEQKDFYRQERFYGSFQRVLSLPEDADQNDIKANFHQGVLTVTMPRKDMPKPNVKEIEIHSS; encoded by the coding sequence ATGAATGGCCAAATGCAGACAAAGGTATTGGTACTTACAGGAATTATGGCACTTAACCTCTTCTTACCAATTACGCCGCTGAGTTATGCCACCGGTTCGGCAAATTCTCCAGACGTGATCAGCAAAGAACTGAAAAGCAACAAGTCGGACCAGAAGACAGAGGAGAAGAATTGGTCTCCCTGGAACTGGTTCAGGAAAGAAGAGGAGAAAAGCGGCAGCAAGGTGCCTATTCAACGGAAAGACGACAAAGAGGATCGGGATGATCTTGCGGGTCCATTGCAGGATTTTCATCGCGATATTAACCGGCTCTTTGACCAGACCTTCCGCGATTTCGGATTTTCCGCGTTTGATTTCGATCAGCCCTTTATGCATACGTCCAACGGCGTTCTCAGGCCTGTGACAGATCTCGCGGCAAATGATAAGGAATACACTATCACCGTGGAAGTACCCGGCGCGGACAAAGACGATATCAAGATCGAGGTCGCGAATAATGTTATGACCATTCGCGGCGAGAAAAAGCAAAAAAAGGAGGAGGAGCAGAAGGACTTCTATCGACAGGAGCGCTTTTATGGATCGTTCCAGCGCGTGCTCTCACTCCCGGAAGATGCTGATCAAAATGATATCAAAGCGAATTTTCATCAAGGCGTGTTAACAGTGACCATGCCGAGAAAGGATATGCCGAAACCCAATGTGAAAGAGATTGAGATACACTCCAGCTAA